A portion of the Streptomyces coeruleoprunus genome contains these proteins:
- a CDS encoding valine--tRNA ligase, producing the protein MTENTQQQPASVPELPTQYAPAEVEGQLYERWVERGYFTADATSTKPAYTIVIPPPNVTGSLHLGHAFQHTLMDALTRRKRMQGYEALWLPGMDHAGIATQNKVEQQLAEEGKSRHDLGREEFVQRVWKWKEEYGGKILGQMRRLGDGVDWSRERFTMDEGLSRAVQTIFKRLYDDELIYRAERIINWCPRCLTAISDIEVEYQEDDGELVSIKYGEGEDTLVVATTRAETMLGDTAVAVHPDDERYKHLVGKRIKLPLTDRTIPVVADTHVDPEFGTGAVKVTPAHDPNDFAIGQRHGLESMTIMDERGVITVHGPFQGLDRFEARDAVVGALRSQGRIVAEKRPYVHSVGHCSRCKTTIEPRLSLQWWVKVEPLAKAAGDAVRDGRVAIHPEDMSKRYFDWVDNMHDWCISRQLWWGHRIPVWYGPNGEVVCVGPDDEPPAGEGWTQETDVLDTWFSSGLWPFSTLGWPEQTPDLDKFYPTDVLLTGHDIIFFWVARMMMFGLYAMDGEVPFRTIALTGLVRDERGKKMSKSFGNVVDPLDWMDAYGSDAVRFTLAKGANPGTDVPIGEDWVQASRNFANKIWNATRFALMNGATVEGPLPDASQMSAADRWILSRLNKTVAEVDAYYDDFQFAKLSEALYHFAWDEVFDWYVELSKTTFFEGGEQARVSARVLGEVLDVMLRLLHPVVPFVTDTLWTTLTGGESLVVADWPTDSGFRDEAAEQEIELVQRVVTEVRRFRSDQGLQPGQKVPARLDLAGTPLAPHEPAIRQLLRLQPEGEGFHATASLPVAGATVALDLSGTIDVEAERKRLTKDLTGAEKEIAQARAKLGNEAFLAKAPDHVVEKIRTRLANAEADQERITAQLAALPQA; encoded by the coding sequence GTGACCGAGAACACTCAGCAGCAGCCAGCATCCGTCCCCGAACTGCCGACCCAGTACGCGCCGGCCGAGGTAGAGGGGCAGCTGTACGAGCGCTGGGTAGAGCGCGGTTACTTCACGGCGGACGCCACCAGCACCAAGCCCGCGTACACCATCGTCATCCCCCCGCCGAACGTCACCGGCAGCCTCCACCTGGGCCACGCCTTCCAGCACACCCTCATGGACGCCCTCACGCGCCGCAAGCGCATGCAGGGCTACGAGGCGCTGTGGCTGCCCGGCATGGACCACGCCGGCATCGCCACCCAGAACAAGGTCGAGCAGCAGCTCGCCGAGGAGGGCAAGTCCCGCCACGACCTGGGCCGCGAGGAGTTCGTCCAGCGCGTCTGGAAGTGGAAGGAGGAGTACGGCGGCAAGATCCTCGGCCAGATGCGCCGCCTCGGTGACGGCGTCGACTGGAGCCGTGAGCGCTTCACCATGGACGAGGGCCTGTCCCGGGCCGTCCAGACCATCTTCAAGCGGCTCTACGACGACGAGCTGATCTACCGCGCCGAGCGCATCATCAACTGGTGCCCCCGCTGCCTCACGGCCATCTCCGACATCGAGGTGGAGTACCAGGAGGACGACGGCGAGCTGGTCTCCATCAAGTACGGCGAGGGCGAGGACACCCTGGTCGTCGCCACCACCCGCGCCGAGACGATGCTCGGCGACACCGCCGTCGCCGTCCACCCCGACGACGAGCGCTACAAGCACCTGGTCGGCAAGCGCATCAAGCTGCCGCTGACGGACCGTACGATCCCCGTCGTCGCCGACACGCACGTCGACCCCGAGTTCGGCACCGGCGCCGTCAAGGTGACCCCGGCGCACGACCCGAACGACTTCGCGATCGGCCAGCGCCACGGCCTGGAGTCCATGACGATCATGGACGAGCGCGGAGTCATCACCGTCCACGGCCCGTTCCAGGGGCTCGACCGCTTCGAGGCCCGCGACGCCGTCGTCGGCGCGCTGCGCTCGCAGGGCCGGATCGTCGCCGAGAAGCGGCCGTACGTCCACTCCGTCGGCCACTGCTCCCGCTGCAAGACCACCATCGAGCCGCGCCTGTCGCTCCAGTGGTGGGTCAAGGTCGAACCGCTCGCCAAGGCGGCCGGTGACGCCGTCCGCGACGGCCGGGTCGCGATCCACCCCGAGGACATGTCGAAGCGCTACTTCGACTGGGTCGACAACATGCACGACTGGTGCATCTCGCGCCAGCTGTGGTGGGGCCACCGCATCCCCGTCTGGTACGGCCCGAACGGCGAGGTCGTCTGCGTCGGACCCGACGACGAGCCGCCGGCCGGCGAGGGCTGGACCCAGGAGACCGACGTCCTCGACACGTGGTTCTCCTCCGGCCTGTGGCCGTTCTCCACGCTCGGCTGGCCGGAGCAGACCCCGGACCTCGACAAGTTCTACCCGACCGACGTCCTGCTCACCGGCCACGACATCATCTTCTTCTGGGTCGCCCGGATGATGATGTTCGGCCTGTACGCGATGGACGGCGAGGTCCCGTTCAGGACGATCGCCCTCACCGGCCTCGTCCGCGACGAGCGCGGCAAGAAGATGTCGAAGTCCTTCGGCAACGTCGTCGACCCGCTCGACTGGATGGACGCCTACGGCTCCGACGCCGTCCGCTTCACCCTCGCCAAGGGCGCCAACCCCGGCACCGACGTGCCGATCGGCGAGGACTGGGTCCAGGCGTCCCGCAACTTCGCCAACAAGATCTGGAACGCCACCCGCTTCGCGCTCATGAACGGCGCGACCGTGGAGGGCCCGCTGCCGGACGCCTCGCAGATGTCGGCGGCCGACCGCTGGATCCTGTCCCGCCTCAACAAGACGGTCGCCGAAGTCGACGCCTACTACGACGACTTCCAGTTCGCCAAGCTCAGCGAGGCGCTGTACCACTTCGCCTGGGACGAGGTCTTCGACTGGTACGTCGAGCTGTCCAAGACGACGTTCTTCGAGGGCGGCGAGCAGGCCCGCGTCTCCGCCCGCGTCCTCGGCGAGGTCCTGGACGTGATGCTGCGACTGCTCCACCCGGTCGTCCCGTTCGTCACCGACACCCTGTGGACCACGCTCACCGGCGGCGAGTCGCTCGTCGTGGCCGACTGGCCGACGGACAGCGGCTTCCGCGACGAGGCCGCCGAGCAGGAGATCGAGCTCGTCCAGCGGGTCGTCACCGAGGTCCGCCGCTTCCGCTCCGACCAGGGCCTCCAGCCCGGCCAGAAGGTCCCGGCCCGCCTGGACCTGGCCGGCACGCCGCTGGCCCCGCACGAGCCGGCCATCCGTCAGCTGCTGCGCCTCCAGCCGGAGGGCGAGGGCTTCCACGCCACCGCCTCCCTGCCGGTCGCCGGCGCCACGGTCGCGCTCGACCTGTCGGGCACGATCGACGTCGAGGCGGAGCGCAAGCGCCTGACGAAGGACCTGACCGGCGCCGAGAAGGAGATCGCGCAGGCCCGGGCGAAGCTCGGCAACGAGGCGTTCCTCGCGAAGGCACCCGACCACGTCGTGGAGAAGATCCGCACGCGGCTGGCGAACGCGGAGGCGGACCAGGAGCGGATCACGGCCCAGCTGGCGGCCCTGCCGCAGGCGTGA
- a CDS encoding PP2C family protein-serine/threonine phosphatase, with protein sequence MARSTRLDAFTARFRKSAHRARVALRKSAVDYFRGDGSDWVALAGLLLTIPAIMLATLATPVWCAPEALVLPIVAGGLLLRPASLLGLYATAAGALIVESAVLGPYTEGAARVTPGTVLVVAACGLSGLLIAQFRARVGVPWRRGGTMLFDLRERIRAQSALPSLPKGWHREMALRPAGGQSFSGDFVVAARTNGGRTLEVVLTDVSGKGMDAGSRALLLSGAFGGLLGSLPPHGFLPAANGYLLRQDWDEGFATSIHLVLDLDSGDYELLSAGHLPALQLHAGSGRWEEKDADGPLLGVYDGAEFHPVKGTLRPGDVLMLFTDGLVEAADRDITEGIDRLTGEADRYVASGFNGAAWHLIEACAKDVNDDRALLLISREG encoded by the coding sequence ATGGCCCGAAGCACACGACTCGACGCGTTCACGGCCCGGTTCCGGAAGTCGGCCCACCGGGCCCGCGTCGCGCTGCGCAAATCCGCCGTCGACTACTTCCGCGGCGACGGCTCCGACTGGGTCGCCCTGGCCGGACTCCTGCTCACCATCCCGGCGATCATGCTGGCCACGCTCGCCACCCCCGTGTGGTGCGCGCCCGAGGCGCTGGTCCTGCCCATCGTGGCCGGCGGCCTCCTGCTCCGCCCGGCCAGCCTGCTGGGCCTGTACGCCACGGCGGCGGGCGCCCTGATCGTCGAGTCCGCGGTGCTCGGCCCGTACACCGAGGGCGCCGCCCGGGTCACGCCCGGCACGGTCCTCGTGGTGGCCGCGTGCGGACTGTCCGGACTGCTGATCGCCCAGTTCCGCGCCCGCGTCGGCGTGCCGTGGCGACGCGGCGGCACCATGCTGTTCGACCTGCGCGAACGCATCCGCGCCCAGAGCGCCCTGCCCTCGCTGCCCAAGGGCTGGCACCGCGAGATGGCCCTGCGCCCGGCCGGCGGCCAGTCCTTCTCCGGCGACTTCGTCGTCGCCGCCCGCACCAACGGCGGCCGCACCCTGGAGGTCGTCCTCACCGACGTCTCCGGCAAGGGCATGGACGCCGGCTCCCGCGCCCTGCTGCTGTCCGGCGCGTTCGGCGGCCTGCTCGGCTCCCTGCCGCCGCACGGCTTCCTCCCGGCCGCCAACGGCTACCTGCTGCGCCAGGACTGGGACGAGGGCTTCGCCACCTCCATCCACCTGGTCCTCGACCTGGACTCGGGCGACTACGAGCTGCTGTCGGCCGGCCACCTGCCCGCGCTCCAGCTCCACGCCGGCAGCGGCCGCTGGGAGGAGAAGGACGCCGACGGGCCCCTCCTGGGCGTGTACGACGGCGCCGAGTTCCACCCGGTCAAGGGCACCCTGCGCCCCGGCGACGTCCTGATGCTCTTCACCGACGGCCTCGTGGAGGCCGCCGACCGGGACATCACCGAGGGCATCGACCGCCTCACCGGCGAGGCCGACCGCTATGTCGCCTCCGGCTTCAACGGGGCGGCCTGGCACCTGATCGAGGCCTGCGCCAAGGACGTCAACGACGACCGGGCCCTCCTGCTGATCTCCCGCGAGGGCTGA
- a CDS encoding acyltransferase family protein — protein MVRNPYFDNAKYLAIVLVAVAHAWEPIMEGSRATRALYMAVYTFHMPAFVIISGYFSRGFTARPEQLRRLVSGVVVPYLVFEVAYTLYRRWADDAPWQAFSLTDPIYLTWFLVALFLWRLSTPLWRALRYPLPVAVLIAALASLTPGIGQDLDLQRVLQFLPFFVLGLSLREEHFRMVRRRAVRVLAVPVLVGAAALAYAVAPSLRMGWFYRSTSAQELDAAWWAGPVATVVLGACALVLTAAFLALVPARRTWFTVLGAGSICGYLLHGFAAKAVPYWGLDATYGVLLTPWGRVGLTVVAAVGVTLLCTPPVRRALRWVVEPPLEWAFRRPDARCPADAAAPVTVPAQAAVSRR, from the coding sequence ATGGTCCGGAACCCCTACTTCGACAACGCCAAGTACCTGGCGATCGTGCTCGTCGCCGTGGCCCACGCGTGGGAGCCGATCATGGAAGGCAGCCGTGCCACACGCGCGCTCTACATGGCCGTGTACACCTTCCACATGCCGGCGTTCGTGATCATCTCCGGGTACTTCTCGCGCGGCTTCACCGCCCGCCCCGAGCAGCTGCGGCGGCTGGTGAGCGGGGTCGTCGTGCCGTACCTGGTCTTCGAGGTCGCGTACACGCTCTACCGACGCTGGGCGGACGACGCGCCCTGGCAGGCCTTCTCGCTCACCGACCCGATCTATCTGACCTGGTTCCTCGTGGCGCTGTTCCTCTGGCGCCTGTCCACGCCGCTGTGGCGCGCCCTGCGGTACCCGCTGCCGGTGGCGGTGCTGATCGCGGCGCTGGCGTCGCTGACGCCGGGCATCGGGCAGGACCTCGACCTGCAACGGGTGCTGCAGTTCCTGCCGTTCTTCGTGCTGGGTCTCTCGCTGCGCGAGGAGCACTTCCGGATGGTGCGGCGGCGGGCGGTGCGGGTGCTGGCCGTGCCGGTCCTGGTGGGTGCGGCGGCCCTGGCGTACGCGGTGGCGCCGTCGCTGCGGATGGGCTGGTTCTACCGCAGCACGAGCGCGCAGGAGCTGGACGCCGCCTGGTGGGCGGGGCCGGTGGCGACGGTCGTGCTGGGGGCGTGCGCGCTGGTGCTGACGGCGGCGTTCCTGGCGCTGGTGCCGGCGCGGCGGACGTGGTTCACGGTGCTGGGCGCGGGCAGCATCTGCGGCTACCTGCTGCACGGTTTCGCCGCGAAGGCCGTCCCGTACTGGGGTCTCGACGCCACGTACGGGGTGCTGCTGACGCCGTGGGGCCGGGTGGGCCTGACCGTGGTGGCGGCCGTCGGGGTGACGCTGCTGTGCACCCCGCCCGTGCGGCGGGCGCTGCGCTGGGTGGTCGAGCCACCCCTGGAGTGGGCGTTCCGCCGGCCGGACGCACGGTGCCCGGCGGATGCGGCGGCGCCGGTGACCGTGCCCGCGCAGGCCGCGGTCAGTCGCCGCTGA
- a CDS encoding ATP-dependent Clp protease proteolytic subunit, whose translation MSNFSASGLYTGPQVDNRYVVPRFVERTSQGVREYDPYAKLFEERVIFLGVQIDDASANDVMAQLLCLESMDPDRDISVYINSPGGSFTALTAIYDTMQFVKPDIQTVCMGQAASAAAVLLAAGTPGKRMALPNARVLIHQPSGGTGREQLSDLEIAANEILRMRTQLEEMLAKHSSTPIEKIRDDIERDKILTAEDALAYGLIDQIVSTRKSTAAAAA comes from the coding sequence ATGAGCAACTTCTCCGCGAGCGGCCTCTACACCGGCCCGCAGGTGGACAACCGGTACGTCGTCCCCCGCTTCGTCGAGCGCACCTCCCAGGGCGTGCGCGAGTACGACCCGTACGCGAAGCTCTTCGAGGAGCGCGTGATCTTCCTCGGCGTGCAGATCGACGACGCCTCCGCCAACGACGTCATGGCGCAGCTGCTGTGCCTGGAGTCGATGGACCCGGACCGCGACATCTCCGTCTACATCAACAGCCCCGGTGGCTCCTTCACCGCGCTGACCGCGATCTACGACACGATGCAGTTCGTGAAGCCGGACATCCAGACCGTCTGCATGGGCCAGGCGGCCTCCGCCGCGGCCGTGCTGCTCGCCGCCGGCACGCCCGGCAAGCGGATGGCCCTGCCGAACGCGCGCGTGCTGATCCACCAGCCGTCCGGCGGCACCGGCCGTGAGCAGCTCTCCGACCTGGAGATCGCGGCCAACGAGATCCTGCGCATGCGGACGCAGCTGGAGGAGATGCTCGCCAAGCACTCCAGCACGCCGATCGAGAAGATCCGCGACGACATCGAGCGCGACAAGATCCTCACGGCCGAGGACGCCCTGGCGTACGGTCTGATCGACCAGATCGTGTCGACCCGCAAGAGCACGGCGGCCGCGGCGGCCTGA
- the tig gene encoding trigger factor, producing MKSAVETLNPTRVRLTVEVPFEELKASLDAAYKKINQQVTVKGFRKGKIPARVIDQRFGRGAVLEEAVNDALPKLYTEAVNEADVNPLGQPEVDITELKDGELLAFTAEVDIRPAIEIPDYSGIEITVDAVEVTDEDVEKSVEQLRERFASTSPVERAAAEGDVVTIDLEAKVDGEVLPDGVANGVQYTIGSGELLDGIDEAVTGLEAGGEATFTSTLKGGSAEGKDAEVTVKVTAVSARELPELDDEFAQMASEFDTLDELKADSRKRLENMKQYDQATQAQERVLDELLKLVEVPIPEKLLEDEINTRKHNLEHHQLGQMGLTLEKYLEIQGKTVEEFDAETKESAVKGIKTQFILDELVSKEKLNVNQDELTEHLMRRAASSGMSPDQFAQAVVQGNQVPMLVGEVARGKALALVVEAAKVVDTNGEPVVMDDDEEEAAEAAETTEAAAETAEEKPEA from the coding sequence GTGAAGAGCGCCGTGGAGACCCTGAACCCGACCCGGGTTCGGCTCACTGTCGAGGTGCCCTTCGAGGAGCTCAAGGCCAGCCTCGACGCGGCGTACAAGAAGATCAACCAGCAGGTCACGGTCAAGGGCTTCCGCAAGGGCAAGATCCCGGCCCGTGTGATCGACCAGCGGTTCGGCCGTGGTGCGGTGCTGGAGGAGGCCGTCAACGACGCCCTGCCGAAGCTCTACACCGAGGCGGTCAACGAGGCCGACGTCAACCCGCTGGGCCAGCCCGAGGTCGACATCACCGAGCTGAAGGACGGCGAGCTGCTGGCCTTCACCGCCGAGGTCGACATCCGCCCGGCCATCGAGATCCCGGACTACTCCGGCATCGAGATCACCGTCGACGCCGTCGAGGTCACCGACGAGGACGTCGAGAAGTCCGTGGAGCAGCTGCGCGAGCGCTTCGCCTCCACCTCCCCGGTCGAGCGCGCCGCCGCCGAGGGCGACGTCGTGACGATCGACCTCGAGGCCAAGGTCGACGGCGAGGTCCTCCCGGACGGCGTCGCCAACGGCGTGCAGTACACGATCGGCTCCGGTGAGCTGCTGGACGGCATCGACGAGGCCGTCACCGGCCTGGAGGCCGGCGGCGAGGCCACCTTCACCTCCACGCTGAAGGGCGGCTCCGCCGAGGGCAAGGACGCCGAGGTCACCGTCAAGGTCACCGCCGTCTCCGCCCGCGAGCTCCCCGAGCTGGACGACGAGTTCGCCCAGATGGCGAGCGAGTTCGACACCCTCGACGAGCTGAAGGCCGACAGCCGCAAGCGCCTCGAGAACATGAAGCAGTACGACCAGGCCACCCAGGCCCAGGAGCGCGTCCTGGACGAGCTGCTGAAGCTGGTCGAGGTCCCGATCCCCGAGAAGCTCCTCGAGGACGAGATCAACACCCGCAAGCACAACCTTGAGCACCACCAGCTCGGCCAGATGGGCCTCACGCTGGAGAAGTACCTGGAGATCCAGGGCAAGACCGTCGAGGAGTTCGACGCCGAGACCAAGGAATCCGCGGTCAAGGGCATCAAGACCCAGTTCATCCTCGACGAGCTGGTCTCCAAGGAGAAGCTCAACGTCAACCAGGACGAGCTGACCGAGCACCTGATGCGCCGCGCCGCGTCCTCCGGCATGAGCCCGGACCAGTTCGCCCAGGCCGTCGTCCAGGGCAACCAGGTCCCGATGCTGGTCGGCGAGGTCGCCCGCGGCAAGGCCCTGGCGCTGGTCGTCGAGGCCGCCAAGGTCGTCGACACCAACGGTGAGCCGGTCGTCATGGACGACGACGAGGAGGAGGCCGCCGAGGCCGCCGAGACCACCGAGGCCGCCGCCGAGACGGCCGAGGAGAAGCCCGAGGCCTGA
- a CDS encoding Fpg/Nei family DNA glycosylase: MPEGHTIHRLAQDHLVRFGGERVGASSPQGKFSDAAALLDGQVFEGVDAHGKHLFLGFGDTGWVHIHLGLFGKLGFGTAPAPPPTDTVRLRLTGGGHYADLRGPTTCALITEPEKRAIHDRLGPDPLRDGDDPDKAWRRIARSRTTIAALLMDQKVIAGVGNVYRAEVLFRHGIDPYRPGKDLTEAEWTAIWHDLVALMREGVRNNRIDTVRPEHTPEAMGRPPRVDDHGGEVYVYRRARMACHICGGEIRTADLAARNLFWCPGCQQA, encoded by the coding sequence GTGCCCGAAGGGCATACGATCCACCGCCTCGCCCAGGACCACCTCGTCCGCTTCGGCGGCGAGCGCGTCGGCGCGAGCAGCCCCCAGGGCAAGTTCTCCGACGCGGCCGCCCTGCTGGACGGCCAGGTGTTCGAAGGCGTCGACGCGCACGGCAAGCACCTGTTCCTCGGCTTCGGCGACACCGGCTGGGTCCACATCCACCTCGGCCTCTTCGGCAAGCTCGGCTTCGGCACGGCCCCCGCGCCCCCGCCCACCGACACCGTCCGGCTCCGCCTCACCGGCGGCGGCCACTACGCCGACCTGCGCGGGCCCACCACCTGCGCCCTCATCACCGAACCCGAGAAGCGGGCGATACACGACCGGCTCGGCCCCGACCCGCTGCGCGACGGCGACGACCCGGACAAGGCGTGGCGGCGCATCGCCCGCTCCCGCACCACGATCGCCGCCCTCCTCATGGACCAGAAGGTCATCGCCGGCGTCGGCAACGTCTACCGCGCCGAGGTCCTCTTCCGGCACGGCATCGACCCGTACCGGCCCGGGAAGGACCTCACCGAGGCCGAGTGGACCGCGATCTGGCACGATCTCGTCGCCCTGATGCGGGAAGGCGTCCGCAACAACCGCATCGACACCGTCCGCCCCGAGCACACCCCCGAGGCGATGGGCCGCCCGCCGCGCGTCGACGACCACGGCGGCGAGGTCTACGTCTACCGCCGGGCCCGCATGGCCTGCCACATCTGTGGCGGCGAGATCCGCACCGCCGATCTCGCCGCCCGCAACCTCTTCTGGTGCCCCGGCTGCCAGCAGGCCTGA
- a CDS encoding ribose-5-phosphate isomerase, whose amino-acid sequence MRVYLGSDHAGYELKNHLVEWLKAHGHEPVDCGPHIYDAQDDYPPFCLRAAERTAGDPDALGIVIGGSGNGEQIAANKVKGVRAALAWSEQTAALGREHNNANVVAIGGRMHSLEDATKFVEVFLATPYSGDERHTRRIDMLSTYETTGELPPIPAHHPQQD is encoded by the coding sequence ATGCGCGTGTACCTCGGCTCGGACCATGCCGGCTACGAACTCAAGAACCACCTCGTCGAGTGGCTGAAGGCCCATGGCCATGAGCCCGTCGACTGCGGACCGCACATCTACGACGCCCAGGACGACTACCCGCCGTTCTGCCTGCGCGCCGCGGAGCGGACCGCCGGGGACCCCGACGCCCTCGGCATCGTGATCGGCGGCTCGGGCAACGGCGAGCAGATCGCCGCCAACAAGGTCAAGGGCGTCCGTGCCGCCCTCGCCTGGAGCGAGCAGACCGCCGCCCTCGGCCGCGAGCACAACAACGCCAACGTCGTCGCCATCGGTGGCCGGATGCACTCCCTGGAGGACGCCACCAAGTTCGTCGAGGTGTTCCTCGCCACCCCGTACTCGGGTGACGAGCGCCACACCCGCCGGATCGACATGCTCTCCACGTACGAGACGACCGGCGAGCTGCCGCCCATCCCGGCCCACCACCCGCAGCAGGACTGA
- a CDS encoding ATP-dependent Clp protease proteolytic subunit has protein sequence MPYAAGEPSIGGGLGDHVYNRLLGERIIFLGQQVDDEIANKITAQMLLLAADPDKDIFLYINSPGGSVTAGMAIYDTMQYIPNDVVTIGMGMAASMGQFLLTGGTAGKRFALPNTDILMHQGSAGIGGTASDIKIQAEYLLRTKKRMAEITAHHSGQTVETIIRDGDRDRWFTAEEAKDYGLIDEIISAASGVPGGGGTGA, from the coding sequence ATGCCTTACGCCGCGGGTGAGCCGTCCATCGGTGGTGGCCTCGGCGACCATGTGTACAACCGGCTGCTCGGCGAGCGCATCATCTTCCTCGGCCAGCAGGTCGACGACGAGATCGCCAACAAGATCACCGCGCAGATGCTGCTCCTTGCCGCCGACCCGGACAAGGACATCTTCCTGTACATCAACAGCCCCGGCGGTTCGGTGACGGCCGGCATGGCGATCTACGACACCATGCAGTACATCCCGAACGACGTCGTCACCATCGGTATGGGCATGGCGGCCTCCATGGGCCAGTTCCTGCTGACCGGCGGCACCGCCGGCAAGCGCTTCGCGCTGCCCAACACCGACATCCTGATGCACCAGGGCTCCGCCGGCATCGGCGGTACGGCCTCGGACATCAAGATCCAGGCCGAGTACCTTCTCCGTACGAAGAAGCGCATGGCCGAGATCACCGCGCACCACTCCGGTCAGACCGTGGAAACGATCATCCGTGACGGCGACCGCGACCGCTGGTTCACCGCGGAAGAGGCCAAGGACTACGGCCTCATCGACGAGATCATCTCCGCGGCTTCGGGCGTCCCGGGCGGCGGCGGCACCGGCGCCTGA
- a CDS encoding HD domain-containing protein, which translates to MPQPHLTLDQVEALAREAHAGQTDKAGRPYAEHLRAVADGVRARGGSDAQIAAAWLHDAVEDDALSREWLAAAALPQEVKDMVLALTKRPGEDLAGYTARILAVPGARLVKEADLAHNADPDRLAVLDEPTRARLTAKYARVRALLGLSGD; encoded by the coding sequence ATGCCGCAGCCGCACCTCACCCTCGACCAGGTCGAAGCCCTCGCCCGGGAGGCCCACGCCGGGCAGACCGACAAGGCCGGCCGGCCCTACGCCGAGCACCTGCGGGCCGTCGCCGACGGGGTGCGGGCGCGCGGTGGGAGCGACGCGCAGATCGCCGCGGCCTGGCTGCACGACGCGGTCGAGGACGACGCCCTGTCCCGGGAGTGGCTGGCCGCGGCCGCCCTGCCGCAGGAGGTCAAGGACATGGTCCTGGCCCTCACCAAGCGGCCCGGCGAGGACCTCGCCGGCTACACCGCCCGTATCCTCGCCGTCCCCGGCGCCCGCCTCGTCAAGGAGGCCGACCTGGCGCACAACGCCGACCCGGACCGTCTCGCCGTCCTCGACGAGCCGACCCGGGCCCGGCTGACCGCCAAGTACGCCCGCGTCCGGGCGCTCCTGGGCCTCAGCGGCGACTGA